The Pseudanabaena sp. ABRG5-3 genome includes the window GATGTGGACTTGGTAGTGGTATGTAATGTCAATCGCGATCATGGAGCCGTAGTCGGGCAAGCTTTGCGATCGGGCAAGCACGTAATTGTCGAATATCCCCTTGCTTTTAATTTGGCTGAAGCTGAGGAATTAGTAAATCTTGCGAAGCAGAATAATCTATTGCTCCATGTCGAGCATATCGAACTATTAGGCGGCGTACATCAATTGGTGATGGAACATTTATCAAAATTGGGAACTCCCTTCTACGCTCGATATTCCACTAAAAGCCCACAGCGTCCTGTACCTGATAAATGGACATATAAGCCAGACCTGTTTGGATTCCCTCTAACGGCAGCAGTCTCTCGCCTCAATCGCATTATTGTTCTCTTTGGGAAAGTCAAATCTGTCTCTTGTCAATTGCATTACAGTGGCGATAATTTACCGCATCATTTTACGTCCTGTGTGTGCAATGCTCAGCTTCAGTTTGAGAATGGAGTGCTTGCGGATATTAGCTATAGCAAGGGTGAAAACTTCTGGCAGCCAGAGCGAATTATGGAATTGCAGGGAAGTCAAGGTGCTTTAATTTTCTCTGCTGATAAAGGTAAGCTGATTACCGCCGATGGTGAAATGGAACTAGATGCGGGGACAACGCGAGGTCTATTTAAGAAGGATACGGAAAATGTCCTTTCGCATCTCTTCAATGGCACGCCAATTTATACCAACCACGAAAGTATTTTACATTCTCTCGCCGTTGCTAATGCGGCGGAAAAAGCGGCAGCTACTCAGCAGGTTATCATGATTTAAGTTTTACTCATCTATTAGGTGAGCTTCGCCTATCCTTGATAGTTTTTAACTAGGTTAAATTCGCGATGTTTACAAAATTACGGATTCAAAATTTTAAGTCATGGGCTGATACGGGTGAGTTTCAGATGGCTCCTCTGACGGGATTTTTTGGTACGAATAGTTCTGGCAAAACAGCGATTTTGCAGTTTTTGTTGATGCTAAAACAAACTGTGGAGTCAAGCGATCGCAATCGGATTTTACATTTAGGTGGCGATCAATATAGCTATGTTGATTTAGGAACTACTTATGATATTAGTCACAGACATCAATTACCTGAAAAGATAAAATTTTCTTTTCAGTGGATACCAAAACTGATTAGTCAATCTGGCGTAGAAGTAATTGCACAAGTTCATGGACATAACAATTATCTTGGGAATGACAAAATTTATGGGATTACATTTACTAGGTATAAGTTAAATTCATCTATTGAATTTAACTCCGAAATTGATATTGATAGGGATCAAATTGACATCAATTTTTTTAAATATCTATTCAATAGTCAAGATGGTCAAAATTATTCTTTGGGTATACAGCAAGAGAATAATAAAAAATATAGCAATTCTTATAGTTTGCTTACAGATGGTTTTTCCTCGACAGAATTACGAATATTTTCAAAACTTTCTATTAAAAATTTTAAAAACTATGGATTAGATAGAAGAGAGTTTGCAGGGCTAACATTAGCATATGAGGATCTTTTTCAAAATACCTATTACCTTGCACCATTGAGAGAATATCCCAAACGAACTTATCTTTGGTCTGGTGAACGTCCTCAAAATGTTGGTAATCGTGGAGAATTAGCAGTTGCGGCACTTCTTGCTTCTCGCAAAAAAGATCCTGAAGTTGAGTTTTTAGTAGCAAAAGCACTCAAAGAACTAGGATTAATCCATAGCTTCAGAGTAAACCCGATTGCTGAGAATCGGAGAGATTATGAAATATTGGTGCAGCGATCTCCTAATTCCGCAGAAGTATTAATTACAGATGTTGGTTTTGGAGTCTCGCAAGTATTACCAATATTAGTTTTATGCTACTACGCACCCAAAGGCGCAACCCTCATATTTGAACAACCCGAAATCCATTTACATCCCTCAGTCCAAGCAGGACTCGCCGATATATTTATCGAAGTCATTAAAACTCGTAATATTCAAATCATTATCGAAAGTCATAGCGAACATTTATTAAGGCGGTTGCAAAGGCGTATGGCGGAAGAAAAAGATGGATTTACGAATGAAGATGCAGCGCTATATTTTTGCAAAATGGATAATCAAGGAGATTCTGAACTAGTACCTCTTGAGATTGATACCTACGGCAATATTTGCAACTATCCCGAAGGATTTTTTGGCGATGAAATGGGCGATCTCGTTGCCATGACCGAAGCCGCAATTAATCGTCAGATGAATGTCGGAGCGTGAGAATGTATCAAATCGTAGATACAAACGTTCTGCTTGTCGCCAGCAAAAAAGCATCCCAAGCTTCAGAGACCTGTGAATTAGCTTGTGAGAAATATCTCCAAAATCTAATGAACACAGGTATTTTAGTGATTGATAGTCAATGGCTAATCATCAAAGAATATATGAACAAAAATTCCCAAAGTGGACAACCAAACGCTGGGGATAAATTTCTCAAATGGGTTTTACTGAATCACACCAATCCAAAGCGTTGCGAAAAAGCTACTATCACCCAAATTGCGGAAAATGATTTTGCTGAATTTCCCAAATCCCCATCCTTAGCAAAATTTGATCCGTCCGATCGCAAATTTGTTGCCGTTGCCCTTACTCACCATGCCAAACCTGCGATCGCTAATGCCGTTGACTCCGACTGGCGCAACTATGAACAAGCCCTTAAAGATCATGGTGTTGATCTTCACTTTCTCTGTCCAGAACTAAACACAAAATCATAAGTTCACAAAGCACTGTAAGAGCCTACTGCGATACTGCGATAAAATGCTTGATGAGCAAAAATAATAACCACTATGCCAAAGCCTAAGACTAATCTCATCCTCAATTCCAAACCTCAATCACAAATTACCCTCAGCGAATACATCACCGCGATCGCATGGTCAGCTAATAGTAAATATCTAGCTGCGGCGACTGCTTCAGGGGAGATCATCCTGATCGATGAGGCAAAGGCTGGCAATGACATTGCTCAGAAACAAACGGAATTACAAGCACCAACCGAAATTTCTGTGGATTGTCTGGGCTTTTCCGCAGATGGGCGTTGGTTGGCGGCTGGGGGACAGGATGGGAAGGTGCGTGTTTGGGACTTGGGGGGAGATCAACCTGCGATCGCCTCAACGATCGATCTTGGCAAAACATGGATCGAGCATCTCGTTTGGCATCCTACCCGCTCCGAATTTGCCTTTGGCTTGGGGAAATATTTGCAGGTCTGGAGTGCAGAAACTCTGGATATTGTGACTACTTTGCATTTTGAACAATCAACGGTTTTAGCGATCGCATGGCATCCCAATGGCGAATATCTCTCCGTTGGTGGTGATGGTGGGATTAAGGTTTGGGCAGCACAGGATTGGTATGAAGACCCTATTCTCTTTGAAATGCCCACTGCTGCGGCAAAGATGGTTTGGAATCCCTCAGGGGAATATCTAGTGGCAAGTACCCTTGATAATTTGGTGGTGGTGATGCAGTGGCTTGGTAAGGATTTTGATGCTTCACCTTGGCGAATGCAGGGCTTTCCGGGCAAGATTCGCTACTTTGACTGGACAGCTAGTAAAACATCGCCTCTATTAGCTTCCTCAAGCGGTTCTGATGTGGTGGTGTGGGAAAAACACGCTGACTTAAATGTTGGTTGGGAAGGTGAAGTCATTAAGGGGCATAACAACATTGTGGGCTTTGTTGCCTTTAAGCCTAAAACCGAAACCTTAGCATCCGCCGATGAAAATGGCAGAATTGCAATTTGGAAAGATGCGAAGGACTGGGTACAGGCGCTTGAGACTCCGATGGGCGAGATCACTGCTTTGCAATGGCAACCACAGGGCAAAAAACTTGCTGCGGCGAATGCTGATGGTCAGCTCATGCTCTGGACAGAATCATCACAGGGCAAAGGGTTTCGCTAGTCCCAAAAATCGAAGCGTAGCTTCGATTTTTGAGGGATTTCCAAAGTACACATACTGTGATATAGTGTCAACTGCTTTGCTAATCAAAGACGCTAAAACAGCATATTGGAGAGATGGCAGAGTGGTTGAATGCGTCTGACTCGAAATCAGATTTAGGGTCACACCTAACGGGAGTTCGAATCTCCCTCTCTCCGTAATAAAAAAGGACTGCGATCGCAGTCCTTTTTTATTGACTTAACCTTTCACACAGATAATCTGTTTCAGAGTCGCAACTACTTCTACGAGATCGGATTGCTGATTCATCACCTGCTCAATCGGTTTATAAGCCGCAGGAATCTCATCAATGATACCTGTATCCTTACGACATTCAATTCCTTTAGTCTGCTGAATTAAATCATCTAAAGTGAACTGATCCTTTGCTTTACTGCGAGATAGCAATCGTCCCGCACCGTGAGAGCAGGAGCAATAACTTTCAGCATTTCCCTTCCCTTTGACAATGAAAGACTTCGCTCCCATTGAACCGGGGATAATGCCATAGTCTTCTGTTCTTGCTCTCACAGCACCCTTGCGCGTGACATACACATCTTCACCGAAGTGAGTTTCCTTCTCAGCGTAGTTATGATGACAGTTAACCGTTAGCAAAGGCTTACAGGGTTTACCGCCACTAGCATACTTCTCGATAATCTTCTTAAATCGCGCCATCATCACATCACGATTGAAATGTGCATAGGCTTGCGCCCATTGCAAATCGCGCCAGTAAGCGGCGAATTCAGAAGTACCTGCTACGAAATAGGCGAGGTCTTTATCGGGTAGAGAAGTTCCTGCTAGTTTCGCTAAATCCTTTGCCGTCTCAATATGTCTTTGCGCTAGCATATTGCCGATATTCCGAGAACCAGAATGTAGCATGAGCCATATTTGATTATCGGTATCTATGCAGACTTCGATGAAGTGATTTCCTCCACCGAGGGAACCCATTTGCTTCATCGCTTTACTTTCTAGATGCTGCACACCACTATGCAAATCGCGGAATTCTCGCCATCCTTGCCAGTTGAGGACAGGCTTTTCTACTTCTTTATTGTCATTAAAACCGACAGGAATCGCGGCTTCAATTTCTAACCGAATTTGTTTGAGCTTTCCTTCTAACTGTTCATAGTGAAATGGAGTTTTAATCGCCGCCATGCCGCAACCAATGTCCACACCTACAGCCGCAGGCACGATCGCTTCTTTTGTGGCAACGACAGAACCAACAAGTGCGCCCTTACCGAGATGAACATCGGGCATGAGGGCAACATGTTTGAACACAAAGGGCAAGGAGGCTACATTTTTTGCCATTTGGGTTTCCGCATGACCAAGGTCATGATCTGCCCAAGACAAGACTGGCTTGGGTGTGGAAATATCTAATTTTTGAAAAGGCATAATTTTAACTGTGTTTCAATATGTAGTATATATACTACATATTGAAACATGATTAGGCAATATTTCTTGAGAGTGACCCAAAGGCTTATTCTCAAGAAACTATTTATAGCCATGAAAGCCTTGCTTAGGAAATAAAACCCAAAAGATGAGTTGCGGCGCTTCGCGCCGCAACTCATCTTTTGGGTTTTGATTTGTCCTAGCTATCTTTTTCATGGCTATATACCAAATCACGAAAGTGTACCAACACTTTGCGATTTAAAAACCAAACCCAGCCTAATACCAAATGAAGAAATCGCGTAGCCATTTCTTCATTTGGTATTAGGCTGGTGATAATAGCGATCGCATTTGTTTTGCCACGCGATCGGGATGTTCGGCTTTCATTAGGGCGCGGACTACAGCAACTCGCTTTGCCCCTGCGGCGATCGCTTCTTCTACATTATGTTCATCGATCCCACCGATCGCAAACCAAGGGATCTGGATATTTTGCGCTGCGTAGTTCACATATTCATAACCTGCGGCTGCCTTATTGGGTTTAGTGGGCGTGGCATGGACGGGACCAACACCGACATAATCCACTTGATTATTGAGGGCGATCGCTAATTCTTGCGGATTAGTGGTGGATTGCCCGATGATGTATTGGGAAGCATCACCACCATTAGCATTGAGGATTTGGCGAACTGCGGCAACGGGTAAATCCGTTTGTCCCACATGGATGCCATCGGCTCCAACCGCGATCGCTATATCAACGCGATCGTTCACCAGAAATAGCGCATCGTATTTATGGCAAATGTCACAAAGTTGCTGAGCAAGCTGTAAACGAGTACCGTCTTCTCCTTCCTTTTGGCGATACTGCACGATCTGCACCCCACCTTGCAGCGCTGACTCCACCACGGAGACAATATTATCCACGGGCATAGTCACCAGATATAAACTCGCAGCTTGCAACTTTTGGCGGCGAATCTGTCCAATATTGGTGACTTCCTGACTTAGTAATTGGCTTTCTAAGGTATAGACCTGATAGCGCAATTGCTTCATTGCTGCACCCAAATTGGGATCAACCACTTTGCCATATTCCTCTAAAACCCTGAGCGCTTCCTGCAAGCGTCCCATATTCGCTCTCAGCACAGCTTGCACATCCGCACGACTTACTTCTTTGGCGTGACTTAATGCCGTGGCAGGGTCATCAGGGGTATTACGGGCGCAACGGAACTCTTCACGATGCCATTGAGCAAGTTCTTGGCGCATCTGTTTGCAGCGATCGCAAAGGTCAAGATCTTCTAAACCAAAGCGACACCATTCTTCAATGGTGCGAATTGCCTCACGGGCGCGATCGAGATTGGCATCAAGGATGCGATAAATAATTTGTTGAGACATGTAGCCAAAAGGAAAATTTTTCTAATGTTAAGAGGAGTGTGCTTCGCACACTCCTCTTAGTTTAAAAGTCAAAATCAAAGTCAAAAGCAGGTTCGGCGCGTAATTTGCCTAAACCTAACTCTTTATCATCCATGAGTTTGATTTCGTAATAGCCCAAAATATGTTGGGGTGCAGGATTACCGCGTGAAGCACCCGTAATTCCCATCGCAATAATGACGCAGATATTGCCTTTAGTATTTTTGGCGCGTTGTTTCCAGCGTTTGTGATGATCACTATTGAGCGCTTTTTTATCAAATTCGCCAAAGAGATGCAGATCATCATTGCCCATCACCATTAGACCCAGTTGACAGGCATTGCCGAGGATATCTTCCGCAGGATTGAAACATAAAGCTCTAATCCCACCCAATATATTAATTTGTTCGATCAACTCCAAGGCTTTAGGACGAGAAGTTTGAATCATTAATCCTGCAAGACCTTCACTTTTTTGAGCAGCAGTAGCGGCTATAGGCTTGTCAGAGATCTGACGATGGATATTGGTACTGCGTAAAAACTCTACCTGCGCCCAAGGGATCGTCATCATATGGATCAAGGCATTGTCTGGCCAGAGATCTTCATTAATTAATGGCGAGTCATCATCGTCGTCATCTTCATCAACCAAGTTGTGCAAATCGTTAGATAGCTCAGGCATCGTCTGGACAACGACTTCAATACTCTCTTCAACATCACTATCTAGACTAGGAGCATAAATCTTGTAAGTACCTGTGAGATTGCCAAAGCTAGATTTGATCTGTTTGCTGTACTGTTCCCAGAATTTATTTAATGCTTCTAGGGCAACTGTCAGAGCGATCGCTTCTTCATCGTATAGGTAGGGTCTACCACCTTCAAGGGGATGCAGCGCACCGTAGATCGGCTTCATCGGCGTAGAGGCAAGCGCCAAGGCCCGTACCTTACCCCGAAATGGAAATGGAGGAAAATCATCTTCCATTTCCAAATCAGGGGTTTCAAACAAATTAAACAAACAGTCTTGATGTAAAAAAGTCTCTTCAATTTCATCTTCAGAACTGCCTGAAATGATCCGATGTCGAAACTGGACTAGCGACTCTTCTGTGCGATAAAAAATTACGCCCTGTTCTAGTCCCATCTTGCCCATAACGATCGCATAGAGGGTTTCTAGATCCCATTTATTAAGCTTAATGGAAATTACCTGATGATCCCACAGGGAATTCCAAGGAGCATTATGCCAAAGCTGCTCCGACTGTTGATGTAAAGCAGCAGCAAATTTTTCTGGCACAACGGGAGGACTTGCAGAAAAGCTCTCTAAGATATGCGAAAAAATTTCGTCAATTAAAGGCAAGCGTTCGATATATTCAACGGAGATCTCTAGATCTTGCAACACGCCTCGCAGATAAAACTGGAGTTCGCGATCGCATACTAAAATTTTTTGCGGTAAAGACGGCTGAGCGGGACTTTGGGGATGTTCGATTGCTTGCAACAAAGCACGAACAAAGGCCTCTTGCCCCACAACCGAATCGACTACATCCATCGACCGTACCATGCCCATCGAGCCATCTACCCACAAAATGCAGTGGGGCTTGGACTCTTCATCATGGGCGTGGAGCGGAATAATATTAGAAGAGTCTTGTTGTTGGCGAATTTTGGCTGGTAAAGCACGGCGATCGCCTTCCCAAACGGCAGATGACTGCTTGAGTTTTTTGAGGCGACGGAGAGTGGATCGGTTTAGCGTGGTCATCGAAAATTTTCTCTAGATTAGCCACTCTTCGGAAGTTCGTAAGAGTGCATTGATCGATTTAACTATGATATGGCTAGAAATTGTTAGATAAGATTAGAAATTGTAGCAATCACTAGTCAGAAAGTATCTATGAACGTTTGGGGAATGTTCTATGCTTGAGTCTTTATACTTATAACAATTCACAAAGGTGTGATCACACTTTCGTGAATTAAAAACCAAACCCAGTAGGGATTTTCAAAACTAAACATGGCGTAGCCGTTTTTAGTTTTAGATAGATACTGAGCTTATAAGATTTTGCCTTGTGGGAGCGCATTCTTCAGCAATTCTCATGATGAAATCGATTTTTGGGTTTCCAGTGCCTTTGGCGCTGGAAACCCAAAAACCAATTTTTTGAAAGCCTGCCGTAGGCAGGCTTTCAAAAAATTGGTTTTTATGCTGAGAATTGCTGCCCACTCCTACATATCATTGAGAATCTCTAGATGATTGAGATACAATCGTAGTAAGTAATTCTTACAGCCCTTGGCATAGTTACTAGTATTTCTATTATCTAACCCAAATTACAATTTCTACACTTATGGACGAGCTAAAACCGATTCTCAATGAGTTCTTAGGGCAACCCGTTGCATTTTTTGGTGGACTCGTTTCGGGCTTTCTCAGGCTCGATCTCCAACAAGATCCTTTAAAGGGTTGGCTAGAAAAGCAAGGGGCAACGCCGACTACAGCATCTTCTGCTAACAATAGTGGCAAAAATGATGGACCACAATCAATTTCTATTGACTAATGTTTAGAAGAGTCTACCCTTCGGGACAGTCCTTTTGTAAAAAATAAAATTTTAAGGTTCGCTTAGCGAGCCTTAAAATTTATGTAGTTTCATGCTTTTAATTACAACTTATGTGGTTTCCTTATTTCTTGCTTGCGATCGCCTATCTTTTAGGATCTTTCCCTACGGGTTATCTGGTGGGAAGGATGGCGGGAATCGATATTCGTGAGCATGGCTCAGGCTCGACGGGAGCAACGAATGTCTGGCGCAACGTGGGTAAGTTGGCAGGAATTAGCGTATTTGCGACTGACTTTGCCAAAGGGGCGATCGCCATTTACTTAATGCAGCAAGCGAATTGGTTAAGCACCAGTTTAGGTTTGACGGCAAATATAGCGATCGACAATCTATCTCTGTTTGTGATTGGTGCAGGGATGCTAGCTTTGATTGGTCATAGCCGCCCTGTATGGCTCGGCTTTAAGGGCGGTAAGTCAGTGGCTACGGGTGTCGGAATTTTATTCATGTTGAATTGGATTGTGGCGATCGCCGCTTTTACTGTGTGGCTAGCAACAATGGCAATTTGGCGCACTGTTTCCATTAGCTCAATTGCGGCGGCAACTGCTGCCCCTATCTTCATGTGGTCATTGCAGGGCAATATAATTTATTCCAGCTTTGTTACAGTAGGCTGTATCTTCGTAATTTGGCTACATCGTTCTAATATCGAGCGTATTCTCAATGGTACTGAATTGAGCTTCAAGTCAGATTCCAAAGCATAAAAAAACTTTCTTCACACAAAGAGGGGGGACGCTGCAAAGCAGCGCCCCCCCTCTTTGTATTTGTACAGACTTTTAAGCTTCTTCTTTTTCTTCGCCTTGAAGCTTTAGCAAAAAGTAGCCAAATGCAATACCGACAGGAATCAGTACCATGCACAAGACCATTGCGTTAACCATTTCTCCCATAATTTTCTCTTTAAAATAAATAATATTGCTTAATATTGCTTTAGGAATTTTACAGTAAAAGATAGCTCACATATAGCAGGTCTATAGCTTATATTTTTTGGGGTACGGCTAGCCGCACCCCAAAAAATCGGCACTTTAGATTCAGGATTTGAGACTCGTCTATACGCATTTCAAAATCAAATAATGACCTCTACATCGATCGCATCGGCATAATCTTCTTCTTCGCGTTCAGGCGGATTATCCTGAGATTTATGAGAATTCTCCACATTTTGATAAGAACCGTTGAGTTCAGCTTCATCCAGCAAAACAGGACGAATCTCGTAATGTACCCTTAAATTTGGGGGAGTACTACGTTCCGCTTCACGCACAAATCGATTTGCTTCCCATTCTGCATGGAAGGTATTAATTAGTTTGAGCGTCTTCACCCGTTGGCGTTCGAGATAGGTCCAAACTTCCCAAGCATTGTATTCGGGTTCCTTAGGAATTTCAGGAGATTCCTCTATGTGTGGAGGCTCTTCTAGGAGATCTGAATTATTTGAGGATTTTTCATCAAGATTTGCGCGATCGCCACTGTTTTGATTCTCTGAGGCTGTATGTGCTTGTTCATTCACTACAGTATTTGCGGCTGCATCAACTTTGGTATCACCAGACTGCGAAGTTTCTTGTTTAGTTGAGGAAGGTATGTTGTTAGCAATATCTTGCGATCGCGCTAAACTTCTGATCTCTTTAGCCCGAATTTTTCTAACCTCAGAGGAATTATCGGCGATCGCCTTTACCTCAATTGCCGTTTGAGATTGATCGACCCATCCTTTAAAAATGACTTCCTCCCCATTGATTAATAGGCGATCGCCCACCTCTAGGGCAAATCCTGCTAAAGAATTAAACAAAGGCTTGGCATTGCTAGATGACCAAACACCCGCATTATCAACACTTTTGTTTGCATTATTATTACCATTAGTCTCATAGCTACGGCTCGACTCATTGGGGACAGATTCATGCGCCTGACTAGATTTCCCTTTGTCAATCAGGCTCTGGACTCCCCCAACTCTGTCCTCAGTTCTCCAATTTGTGATAGCAATGGAGCCAAGCAATTATCCACATAGGCCACAAGATCAGGATGCAGAACAAAAGGAGTAGGTTCAGTTGCTTTTTCGGTGATAGTTTCTGACTCTTGGGCAAATTCGCGACTGACTACCGCTAAAATCCAATCCGCGATCGCCTGTTGTTTCGCATCAGCTTGAGATTTGATTTGGCTCAATAAAGGCAGAGGAAAACGAAGATTTACCTGTTTTGTCCTGTGAGGAGTTGCCATTATTTGCCCTTAACTTAAAAAAATTCAGATTTTAATTATAGCAATCGCTAGTAAGTAAAACTTAGAAAGTAGAGGAGTTGTCAAAACTGACTCTACTTTCTTATAATCATTATGACAAAGTTACGGTAAATTCTTTGATAGAATAAAAACACGAAAAAGATTTGAAGATTATTTG containing:
- the plsY gene encoding glycerol-3-phosphate 1-O-acyltransferase PlsY; this translates as MWFPYFLLAIAYLLGSFPTGYLVGRMAGIDIREHGSGSTGATNVWRNVGKLAGISVFATDFAKGAIAIYLMQQANWLSTSLGLTANIAIDNLSLFVIGAGMLALIGHSRPVWLGFKGGKSVATGVGILFMLNWIVAIAAFTVWLATMAIWRTVSISSIAAATAAPIFMWSLQGNIIYSSFVTVGCIFVIWLHRSNIERILNGTELSFKSDSKA
- a CDS encoding DUF3696 domain-containing protein — protein: MFTKLRIQNFKSWADTGEFQMAPLTGFFGTNSSGKTAILQFLLMLKQTVESSDRNRILHLGGDQYSYVDLGTTYDISHRHQLPEKIKFSFQWIPKLISQSGVEVIAQVHGHNNYLGNDKIYGITFTRYKLNSSIEFNSEIDIDRDQIDINFFKYLFNSQDGQNYSLGIQQENNKKYSNSYSLLTDGFSSTELRIFSKLSIKNFKNYGLDRREFAGLTLAYEDLFQNTYYLAPLREYPKRTYLWSGERPQNVGNRGELAVAALLASRKKDPEVEFLVAKALKELGLIHSFRVNPIAENRRDYEILVQRSPNSAEVLITDVGFGVSQVLPILVLCYYAPKGATLIFEQPEIHLHPSVQAGLADIFIEVIKTRNIQIIIESHSEHLLRRLQRRMAEEKDGFTNEDAALYFCKMDNQGDSELVPLEIDTYGNICNYPEGFFGDEMGDLVAMTEAAINRQMNVGA
- a CDS encoding RtcB family protein, producing MPFQKLDISTPKPVLSWADHDLGHAETQMAKNVASLPFVFKHVALMPDVHLGKGALVGSVVATKEAIVPAAVGVDIGCGMAAIKTPFHYEQLEGKLKQIRLEIEAAIPVGFNDNKEVEKPVLNWQGWREFRDLHSGVQHLESKAMKQMGSLGGGNHFIEVCIDTDNQIWLMLHSGSRNIGNMLAQRHIETAKDLAKLAGTSLPDKDLAYFVAGTSEFAAYWRDLQWAQAYAHFNRDVMMARFKKIIEKYASGGKPCKPLLTVNCHHNYAEKETHFGEDVYVTRKGAVRARTEDYGIIPGSMGAKSFIVKGKGNAESYCSCSHGAGRLLSRSKAKDQFTLDDLIQQTKGIECRKDTGIIDEIPAAYKPIEQVMNQQSDLVEVVATLKQIICVKG
- a CDS encoding PetM family cytochrome b6-f complex subunit 7; this encodes MGEMVNAMVLCMVLIPVGIAFGYFLLKLQGEEKEEA
- a CDS encoding WD40 repeat domain-containing protein, whose translation is MPKPKTNLILNSKPQSQITLSEYITAIAWSANSKYLAAATASGEIILIDEAKAGNDIAQKQTELQAPTEISVDCLGFSADGRWLAAGGQDGKVRVWDLGGDQPAIASTIDLGKTWIEHLVWHPTRSEFAFGLGKYLQVWSAETLDIVTTLHFEQSTVLAIAWHPNGEYLSVGGDGGIKVWAAQDWYEDPILFEMPTAAAKMVWNPSGEYLVASTLDNLVVVMQWLGKDFDASPWRMQGFPGKIRYFDWTASKTSPLLASSSGSDVVVWEKHADLNVGWEGEVIKGHNNIVGFVAFKPKTETLASADENGRIAIWKDAKDWVQALETPMGEITALQWQPQGKKLAAANADGQLMLWTESSQGKGFR
- a CDS encoding Gfo/Idh/MocA family protein; translated protein: MTYASLNQPLRVGIVGSGFVAKLRAEIFSKDARTKLVAIAGTPEKAQAIAQEFDIPKVHQYWSELVVHPDVDLVVVCNVNRDHGAVVGQALRSGKHVIVEYPLAFNLAEAEELVNLAKQNNLLLHVEHIELLGGVHQLVMEHLSKLGTPFYARYSTKSPQRPVPDKWTYKPDLFGFPLTAAVSRLNRIIVLFGKVKSVSCQLHYSGDNLPHHFTSCVCNAQLQFENGVLADISYSKGENFWQPERIMELQGSQGALIFSADKGKLITADGEMELDAGTTRGLFKKDTENVLSHLFNGTPIYTNHESILHSLAVANAAEKAAATQQVIMI
- a CDS encoding DUF6930 domain-containing protein; this encodes MTTLNRSTLRRLKKLKQSSAVWEGDRRALPAKIRQQQDSSNIIPLHAHDEESKPHCILWVDGSMGMVRSMDVVDSVVGQEAFVRALLQAIEHPQSPAQPSLPQKILVCDRELQFYLRGVLQDLEISVEYIERLPLIDEIFSHILESFSASPPVVPEKFAAALHQQSEQLWHNAPWNSLWDHQVISIKLNKWDLETLYAIVMGKMGLEQGVIFYRTEESLVQFRHRIISGSSEDEIEETFLHQDCLFNLFETPDLEMEDDFPPFPFRGKVRALALASTPMKPIYGALHPLEGGRPYLYDEEAIALTVALEALNKFWEQYSKQIKSSFGNLTGTYKIYAPSLDSDVEESIEVVVQTMPELSNDLHNLVDEDDDDDDSPLINEDLWPDNALIHMMTIPWAQVEFLRSTNIHRQISDKPIAATAAQKSEGLAGLMIQTSRPKALELIEQINILGGIRALCFNPAEDILGNACQLGLMVMGNDDLHLFGEFDKKALNSDHHKRWKQRAKNTKGNICVIIAMGITGASRGNPAPQHILGYYEIKLMDDKELGLGKLRAEPAFDFDFDF
- a CDS encoding thiamine phosphate synthase — translated: MSQQIIYRILDANLDRAREAIRTIEEWCRFGLEDLDLCDRCKQMRQELAQWHREEFRCARNTPDDPATALSHAKEVSRADVQAVLRANMGRLQEALRVLEEYGKVVDPNLGAAMKQLRYQVYTLESQLLSQEVTNIGQIRRQKLQAASLYLVTMPVDNIVSVVESALQGGVQIVQYRQKEGEDGTRLQLAQQLCDICHKYDALFLVNDRVDIAIAVGADGIHVGQTDLPVAAVRQILNANGGDASQYIIGQSTTNPQELAIALNNQVDYVGVGPVHATPTKPNKAAAGYEYVNYAAQNIQIPWFAIGGIDEHNVEEAIAAGAKRVAVVRALMKAEHPDRVAKQMRSLLSPA